GATTTATTTTGGTTGGTTGGTCTGCtctctttttgtttgcttgttaatTAACGAAGGTCTTGTGCCTGCTTCCTGTTTCTTTCAGGTGGCTTACATAAAAGTTTGTGTCCGGAGTTTCTGCTGTTGGTCGCTGagttgtgtgtgttgtgtgttagAGAGCATTCCGGTCTGTGTCGCTTTTCAAGCAGTCCCCAGCACCCTATAGTTTGTCCAGGCTTTTGGGATTGGTGAGAATTTCCCTGGCCAACCTCCAGGTCTGCTTGGCAGCGCTCTCCAGGGCCGAATGGGGCTTGCCCTGGAAAAGGTCGAGGTTGGGCAGAAAGTAGTGAGGGCAGCGGCGGCACTGCAGGCAGGAGATGAGCTGCAGCAGGATGCCGTTGAGCCGATCGCCTAGGCACGCCTCGTCCCAGTCCGTCTCCCGCGGGTGCTTCTCGCACTCGTACAGCAGCAGCGTCTTCATGTGGTAGTTATTGAGCGGCTGGCCTGGCAGCTCCAGGTGGCGGTCCCGCAGCGTCTTCAGCACCGAGAGACACTTGTTTCGGCAGCCGCCCATCAGCAGGCGGTTCTCAGCCTCCCCGAACTGTAGCACCCAGGCGTCGCTCTCCGCAGAGCTCTGCTTGCCGGTCAGGGAGTAGCACTCCTTCGACAGCAAGTTGAACCCTTCGGCCTTGACCTCCGCCACCCGATTGGGGCCAGGCCAGGGGATGTGGGGCATAGGCCACTGCGCCGCGCTGCGAGGCCAGATACCGGTGCACTTGAACGCGGGAGTGATTTGCACCACGTAGCGCTCCCTGATGCGCAACTTGACCTCGCTGGTGTCTGCGATCATCTTGACCACATCCCGGTAGCTGCACTTGTCCACCGCCTGAGCCACCAGGGTCTGGAAGCGTGAGCGGATCTTTCGCGCCGAGAGGTAGCCGGACGCTGTGATGAACTCGACCCAGAGAGACATGCTCCGCTTCCGCCCATCACTCAGTTTGAGCACTGCGCAGCCGGGCAGGGAGCCGTCGTCCACGAAGTTGAAGACGCCCATCTGGTTTAGGTAGAGCACCACCTCGAATTCTGTGGGCGAGATGACCTCCAGCCCCTCGTAGCGGGCATCGATCTCGCTCAGGGAGCTGATGAAGCGAGGCTCCTGTACCTCCACCTCCTTGAGCACGTCCGAGACCACCTTACAGACCTCTCGGATGGTCTTGGCGATGGCCGCCTTGCGTGCTTGGCAGCGCTCGGTGTAGTATTTATTGAGCTGGTAAACCAGCTTGGCCTGAGCGGCGATCATGTTGGGGCACAGGTCCGGGCTGTACACCGGCGTCTCGCAGTACGTTGAGGGATCCAAGGCTCACGCAGTGGTGGTGGCCCTGCGGCTGGCGAAAGAGGCGTCGCGCTTCCCCTGAGCCCCACTTTCACTCTTGTTTTCCACCTGGACTGACCGGCTGATGCGACAGCcgccttgctttttctttcccctctttagaaaccttttttcttttcccgaAATAAGGGGGGATGGCAAtctttgaagaagaaaagtaCCTGCTGGGACCTTTTTGCTTgatatgtaaaataaagatgtgctgtgagagagaggaaggggagggggaggagaggggccgAGAGAAAAATTCAGGTTACCAAGAGGTTAGGCTTAGATGTCTACAGCCGAGATTGCCCAGAAATCTGGAAATGAGGTCTTTTAAGTGcccaagtaaatttaaaaataaaagcgaAACATTCAGTGTTTCATTCTTAAACTTCTCTCCCACGCTGGTACTTCTTCACTCAGCGTAGGTGAGTGCCTTTCTCCTCACCCTCCCCCAAATGGAAGGTGAAGGCCGTAATTAAGGTCCTGAGAGCAGCGACTGCAGCTCTGTCCGCGGCACACTTGGAGGTTTGCAGACGCCCCGCGCTCTCAGCTTGACGGTCTGCTCTCTTCTCAGGGGGTCGTGTCGTAGCggttttcctcttttcctactGGAGGCGTTGTTTGgactgggtttgtttgtttgcagtGGTTGCTTCTTGTCTTTCTCTAGGTGCAAACCGCTGGAAGTTGTTTGATATTCATTTCTGCTTCGTAATTTATAATTTTGGCCCTCACAGAATCTATTCTAGTGTGACGAAGTCGTTGCTTGCGTTGCATCTGGGGTTTAGTTATAAGGATTCAAgggtttttcttctcctccccctttaGGTTGCCTGTGCAGATTCCACTTTCTGAGTcgtctctccctcctcccctccgacgtctctctccttttccctctccctccctctttttctctctcctccctccttttctctctctccctctctctcctcctcccccctcctctcctcctcctcctcctcctccttcttcttcttcttcttcttcttcttcttcttcttcttcttcttcttcttctctctctctctctctctctctctctctctctctctctctctctctgccttgctgTTTCCTGGAGTTATTTAGTTTATGAATGGTCCAGGGCCATCATGAGGGGGGTGGAGCTTCAGTTCCTACAATCGCTTTCCGAGCTGTCAGTGCTTTAGCCAATCCCAGAGAGAAGACAGGCATGCTTGGCAGACAGTAGCAGCCACCGCTGCACTTGATAAAGAAAGGGGGTAAGAGAGAAGTAAGAAAATAGGAGGAGATAGTAGAAGTCAAATGCTCACACATATTTTACAGCCCCCTTCTTCTTTATCCTCTCCTCTTATCAGttgcaaggaagaaaaagagagtctATGTAGAAGGGACTTCCTGGAGATGGCTGGAATAACGCGCGAGAGAGTAGCAGTGGTTGAGAAAggttcactttttttccccctaccaaTATTGTGCAGAAGGTGCAAACTCTGACAAAACTATTTTTGCTTGAAAGCaaatagaaggaagaaggggaatcTGGGAAAGAACctacattttttctagattttctccttTGGCAAAGTCTTCCTCCCTTGtcttccccttctttcccatTGTTGCCAAAAGCCAGAGCAGTATGTGTGCACCAGTTGGGCTGTATGGTGGAGTGGATTTGGGGTGAAGGTTTATGAATATAAATCTCTTTTCAGTAATTTCCATATGCTGTTGAAAAACTGGGGCAGGGTAAAAATAGTGCAAGCACCTTGTTTGATAATTACTTCATAATTAAGATTCAGCTATATTTTATGCTATTTCTTTATTAAGAAGACTAGCTATTAGAGAGAAAATAGGTCTAAGTTCTGAGAAAGAATGCTACTCTATATATGGTAGAATATTTCTGGACATACTTTTAACATAAGCCactaaaattgttttaaacaaCAATAACGAAGAGAAGTAAAAGTGAACCcaagttttcttaaaatgttaaatgttgtAAATCTAATTTTGAAACTCTGAGGCAGTACAGAGTTTCActtgtaaaatgattttattttcataattgacTGTTGCTTTTAAAAGACTTCACTGCTGCAAAAATCTATAACTATCCTGTTATTGATTACACAGATGGCTTCACTCCTCCCTTGGCATTTCAGTGAAACTCATGCATGTGCTTTTAGTATATGTGTTATACTTTCAAGCTGTACCCCTTGTAGCCTTTCCCTACTTTTGGATGAAAGAAGCTGTACCAGTGTTTCTGATTTGCTTAGTATTGAGGGTTTATGTTTGAATCTCAGGTGTCTGGATACTGAGTCTTTTTAAGACAAATCAAGTAGatggaattatttttagataGATTTTGGACATTGTATTCTCTGATAAtgacataagaaataaaaatcaatgaagccatctgggcaAAGACTTCCTTTTGCAAAACCCGGTGTGCCTGCGGCTTTTGCAAAACCCCTTGGGAGGACTTGCGGTGCCTTCTTAAAAGCTGGACCGGGTCAACCTGGATTCAGTTGCATAAGGAAAGTTTATTTCTCTCCACCTACTTGATGTCAGACACTTGGACCTCTTGGTTCCTTCTTAGATGTCTGGAGCGGACCACAGATACCATGTCACGCCCTTTCTAAAGGACgggttggctttttaaaatccaagtcGGATTTTGTGTAGACTGTGTCTTCAGTGGCCAGGAGTGGGGAGCACTCGGAAGTCAGACGCCCCAAGCTCGGCGCAGAGCTTCAGTCGACTTCTCCTTTAGTGGCGGGGAGCTGGGGCGGCCGCAGGCTCCAGCCCCCCCGGGCCGCAGCCCGCATCCCGCATCCCGCATCCCGCATCCCGGAAGGTCGGCCGCGGCGGCCCGGGCTCCGCACGAGTGGGAAGCCAGAGCCCGTGGGTAGCCCGGCTCACGCCGCGAGGGCAGGCTGGCGCTCTGGGAGCCTTGCCCGGCGGGAGGGGCTCCTTGCCGCGAGCGCTGCGACCGGCCGGAGAGGGTCGGTTGCAGCTTCTCCCGGGGGCAGTTCCTGGGCGGAGACTCGCGTCGGGGCAGAGGgtgcccccccccaccgccccgggcCCTCCCGGTGCCCGCCGCTTCCGAGCGGGGCAGGCCTTGCGCGTGCACCCGGCCGGCCCGCGGCGCGCCTGGGAGCGCTCGGAGGAGGTCCCGGGGGGCCGGCGCCGCCACCCCAGGCCCGTGGCAGgcgcccagcgcccagcgcccagcgcccagccCCTCCGGCCCCGGCGGGCGGCCCAGGCCACGCGGCCCTCGCGCCGCGCTCCCCGACGCCCACTCCTCCGCCTGCCCGGCCCCCGAGCGCCTCCAGGGTTCGTGGCACCCTCGCCCCGGGTTTCTCCACTCTCCACGGAGGCTGAGGGATGATAGAACGTTACaaatgttttgatttaaaaacaattcattACCAATTTACCCTGTCTAAGGTAGATGCTGTAGTAAATAATAAATCAGTTAAACAAAGGCGACTTTAATTTATTGCCGGGGTACTAATTAGAAACATCATTCGAGCAATAAACTTAAACACTTGGAGCAAATAATGCCCGCTTGCCcgtgcctccccctcccccaccccgctcgCTCGGCCGCCTCTGCCCTAAGAGCCGCTTCAGCTGTGTGTTTGCGGATCCGCTCTTCCTCTGGCTGAATAATTGAAGGGGGAAACGGTATCCGAGGAGGCTGTAATTGAAGAGCCCCTGTCACCTCCGCTTTTATGTATGTTAGTATAGAAGTCCATCAGCAGCTCCTTGATGGTGTATTAAAACGAAGTGGCAGCCCCTTCTGCAGGAGATACCGTATTCTATTAAAGGAGaccaagggagagaaagaaactctAGAGGCTAAAAGCCACTTCAAGTCTTCAGACCGATTGATCTGTATTCTCTTGTTATAATCCGTCTCATCATACTTGAGTTAATGAGGcaaaagagggggagagaaatcTGATGGTCCTTGACAAATTCATTAGGGAGGCTGCAGGACATTTTATTTGACTGTTAAACATCTTGTTTGTTTGGTTTAGGCAGTGCCAACATCAGCATGCTTCTGCCCAGACCTGTGATGTTGGGCTAACTACAGACATTccaaaagagaggaggaggacacTCGGGtgtgatttgaattttttttttgtttgggatTTCATGCAGTCCATAACCTTCAGACTTCTCTAGGTTTTACCTTTACCATACTTACTTGAGGAGCATTTTATGAGAATGCACAATAATACTAAGGTTTTTACTTAGTATAAGCTAAAATGTGTATGTTTGAATTTTACCCTTaaagttttccatttccttaaaataaaattgagtcaAGGTATAGCAATTAGTATACTAGGGTTTGAAAATTTGTGAATGTTTAAGCTCCAGAAGAATAGCCAGATTATATATTACATCCTCTCTTTAATTGATCATGagcaaataaacttttaattattaACTGAATGTCCTCTGGCAATGAAATGCTTTTCAGTACAGAAACTTGGAAATAAAAGTTAACTATATATACAAATAagattttcaaaaccaaaattgGTATATCTTAATCTGAGGgcctttttatatttaaaagtagaaGCAGAATTGGGTATTATTTGGTGCTAAAATAAGGTGATGTGTTGGCAGAACacttaaattgaaaatataactAAAGAACAATAGGCAATTAATAGAATGCTAATTTTACAATATGTTATTCTAAGATGGTAATACAGTACTTGATTTTCTCAaagtttttcctgaaaaaaaaaaaatccaattgtgATACTTTCTTGCATAGAGAATTCAGTCGTATTTTCCTACAGCAATTGACTTAAACAGCCTCAGCTTAAGTGCTTTGAGAAGAGAACCCTGTCttccatttataggaaaacagtatgagagaaaaaagagaactaatGCTCTTTGCCtgtcattttaaaacattcctgCACTGCTGATGAAGCCTGAACTGCTTCAGGGAATGTATGGATTTGAAAAGAAATGATTCAGTAGTTCATGTTGTGTTTCTCAGGAGCAAAACCAAACTAATGGCTGAAGTCAGAGCTTCTGTACATCTGACAGATATAATCCTGTTTACATTTCCAGAGAATACAGAATCcttaaactgttttattttttgctgatctttacttaaaaatatgtttactaAGTTAAACTTCAGtgcattttttaactttatcataTCACTGAGCCTTAAAAGATATTCATTATTCTCTATAGACATGGCATACAGTACTGTAATAATCTCTGCCAAAGAGTATGCAGATTTTAGattatatagttttgttttccagaaagacATTTTAGGAAGTATTCAAAAAATAATCAGATTATTgactgtaaaaagaaaacaactctcCGAAGGATttagacaaaaacaaagaacctcctgtttgtttgtgtgtgtatactctTATCCTCTAAGATCTAATATTGAAACATCTATGCATTTGCTAAATTTTTTGGTTCGTACATACTTAATCTTTtcaatgtatttataaaaatgcttgattttttttaagaaaaaataatttttggtcaaaatataaatggagaaataaacaaCTGTTAAATtccctgaatttaaaaatgattctagtaaaaacagaaagaaaagtaaataaccCAAACATAATTTGTTTGTATATTAGTTGATGCGATTTTATTgaagtaattatattttaaaaagcttttaaaaacttttcatcaTATTAAAAGTCAAAGTAAAATCGCATTCTCTTTTGCGCTCTTGTGAAATTATCTAATTTCCAAAACTGAGGTATCATAGGCATTCTTTCTAAGCTATCAATAATTACTATTCTGGAATCAATCTAGAGAATAATCAGTAattgaatgttttctttgaaCAGTTCACTGTAGTGCCCGTTTTAAATGGTCAGTCATGCTGCTGAaacaagttgtttttgttttttccccttacaaaatagctttaaaaaacaaaaacaaaaaccttgtaATCTCTTTGATTAGTGACCCAAGGGAATTGTTCTCAATTTGTACAGTTTGAATTTAAGATAATGCTCTGTCAGGTAAAGGTAATAACTTTAATTTTGCATAGTAAGCCTATCGAAGtgtattagaaaataaatcttttacatGCCTTTGAGTATTGTATTGTGGGCCTTTTGAATTCGTTGGGTAACCTTGGAttacatagatagatgatagatagatagatagatagatagatagatagatagatagatgtgttgtttttacattcaCATCTTTTACAAGTctaattcttatattttgtaGGATGAGAAAAATTGAAGAGCACAATATATGTTCATGTTTTCTCCCAAGTTGAATAACAGTTGTATATATGAGTACCTTATTAAGCTGTACATAATTTGATCTCACCAAGATGTATAATTATACAGCAAAGAAATCATACTCAGGAAAATGGAAGTAAGCAGCTTTTAGCCTAACTGAAAAGTAAATACTGTTCTATTATTGAGCTAGGatatgaaatattaagaaaacaatagtAGTTAATGTAGTAAGCATTTCTCAGAAGGTGGTTCATTGAACTTACTGTATTCTCCCTTATGTTGGGATAGATCATTTGGTCTTACCAGTAAATCATTtagctttttctcattttaaatgtatacattttgtgTGGTAATAattgcattcttttattttcatgtatagtTAAACAAGTTCTGAAAAGTTAGAACAAATAAGATTGTGtcctgtctccctccttccctcattcgttcgttcgttcgttcgttcgttccttccttccttccttccttcctcagttTGAACTTGCTAATATACTATGAGGTAGATATGAAATTTCACCTGACAAATAACTTTGGCTTTCATAACTCATTATAATCTTCAACAAATAAGAACGTACTTTTAGTAGAACCAACCTTAACTATTTAAGgaatgattatataatttatgGATTATTATTTGTGTctagtttttaaatatcaattccAGAAGATAGGAAAATCAGGATTAGTCAATATTGAACTTGATGctaaataaatcaaaacttttggtttccatttaatTCAAGACCTTAAATTTTGTGGTTTAAAGAAGGTGTGATATCCTTTGTTTAATAACATACTACTACAGACTCACATGTAGAATATGTTTCTTGTGATCTTAGAGCCATCCCCATTCCCATTTCTGTTCTCCTTTGCGATCATTGCCAAACATTTATGTAACAGATGATTGAGATTAGGGATGTAGATTATGCTAGTTCCGAGCTGTGCTTAGTTCAAAATATAAGACTTGGCATTGTGTTCTGAATTTCTTTCAGGTCATATGAGACATTTTGTGGATCTATGTTTAAAATTATCAGTTAAGCATGTCACATGGATAGTTTTGTATTATACTTTAGGAAAACTAGCTTTTTTAAACatcttagtttattttaaaatatattggttCTACAGCACTCCCATCTATATTGTTACTAGTCGAGGTAATTTGACATCATTCTTTTGCTGTGATTACAGGAGACTTTTAATggactttgtcttatttttaatggaaatgttaaaaatctaGCTTGTTCCTTCCTTCAAACATTGTGAATTACAGTAAAAGTGATGTGCTGAGAGGTCTCTCTGATTCCTTGTAGtggttaaacaacaacaacaaaaattcttcATTGGCTCCAATCTATGTATAGAAGACATCTGTGtagtataaatgaaataatatttgatgATCTAAGGAATGGAAACTTTTCCTTTAACCATGTGAAATCAAGCTAGGATATAAAACAGCTGTCTTGGCCTATGTATATCAGGGTTCTGCCAGCctgtttcttttctgaatttttcctttctatcttCCCTTATTATCTTTGGATCCTAAAgagtcattcttttattttctgactgGTTTTGTCTGAAGACAAAACCTGGGTTGGTAGGTTTAAATCAGCCTGGATAGAGTGAAAAATCTTTGATCTATGGCTATGACTGTTTCCAAATGATTTGCTTGCTGGGACCAGACACTATCCATGCCCTTTCACTTTGCTATCAGATAGGTACACACAAAGGACCTGAAAGACTACCAGATGCATAGTTAATCATCAAATTAGGTAAGTACAGGGTTCCAACCATACTTAATTAGATCTTCTATTTCTAATAGTTATTTGTTCTATGGTACTTTGTTGGCTAAATGTTCTACAAatctaatctcttctggaaattAGTAAAAACTTTCTATAAATTACAACATCAATTAGAAACGAATGATACAA
This region of Vulpes lagopus strain Blue_001 chromosome 23, ASM1834538v1, whole genome shotgun sequence genomic DNA includes:
- the MAB21L2 gene encoding protein mab-21-like 2, which codes for MIAAQAKLVYQLNKYYTERCQARKAAIAKTIREVCKVVSDVLKEVEVQEPRFISSLSEIDARYEGLEVISPTEFEVVLYLNQMGVFNFVDDGSLPGCAVLKLSDGRKRSMSLWVEFITASGYLSARKIRSRFQTLVAQAVDKCSYRDVVKMIADTSEVKLRIRERYVVQITPAFKCTGIWPRSAAQWPMPHIPWPGPNRVAEVKAEGFNLLSKECYSLTGKQSSAESDAWVLQFGEAENRLLMGGCRNKCLSVLKTLRDRHLELPGQPLNNYHMKTLLLYECEKHPRETDWDEACLGDRLNGILLQLISCLQCRRCPHYFLPNLDLFQGKPHSALESAAKQTWRLAREILTNPKSLDKL